In Primulina eburnea isolate SZY01 chromosome 3, ASM2296580v1, whole genome shotgun sequence, one DNA window encodes the following:
- the LOC140826439 gene encoding ACT domain-containing protein ACR1-like, whose protein sequence is MDITYKPYIDPEFESLIERINPPRVCIDNDTFPDCTLVKVDSANKQGMLLDMVQVLTDLDLIISKSYISSDGGWLMDVFHVIDQQGNKVTEQSLLCYIQEGICTSRRDSKGVKQNTGLEEASQEALTGRMVLEMTGIDRPGLMSEMSAVLAGLGCHISNAVAWTHNRRVACIIYVDDSSDHGPITDPCRVAHVQAQLENVVEAHHYKDEPRSLRLCPPAASQTHRERRLHQIMAAEGDYEESCSCCGGTNDDIYGYEKWREGKSKRCNRTHVQIENCRKMGYSLVSVRSKDRPKLLFDTLCALMDLQYVVSHAAISSEGSFAIQEYYLRHKNGGTLDSEGEKRMVIRCLIAATERRASDGLRLEIRTKNRTGLLSDVSRIFRENGLSITRAEIGIRGEKAIGTFYVKDVYDDDVSPRTLEIVRREIGGTIIVGNNSPSGASPGASFSGMRGSSTSSSGGIEEGPRLSFGSLLWAQLERLSNNFRPIKS, encoded by the exons ATGGATATAACTTACAAGCCATACATTGACCCGGAATTCGAATCACTCATTGAAAGAATCAATCCCCCGAG GGTCTGTATTGACAACGACACGTTTCCGGATTGCACGCTTGTAAAG GTGGATAGTGCTAACAAGCAGGGGATGTTGTTGGACATGGTCCAAGTTCTAACAGATCTCGACCTCATCATTTCAAAATCTTACATTTCCTCTGATGGTGGTTGGTTAATGGATG TCTTCCACGTGATTGATCAACAAGGAAACAAAGTTACTGAACAAAGCCTCCTATGTTACATCCAAGAG GGGATATGCACAAGTAGGAGGGATTCTAAAGGAGTTAAACAAAACACCGGGTTAGAAGAAGCAAGCCAAGAAGCGTTGACAGGAAGAATGGTACTTGAGATGACAGGAATAGATAGGCCAGGTTTAATGTCTGAGATGTCGGCCGTATTAGCTGGGCTGGGATGCCACATCTCTAATGCTGTGGCATGGACCCACAATAGACGAGTGGCATGCATCATCTATGTGGACGATAGCTCAGACCACGGGCCAATAACAGACCCTTGTCGAGTTGCCCATGTCCAGGCTCAACTTGAAAATGTGGTGGAAGCCCACCATTACAAGGACGAGCCTCGAAGCCTGAGGTTATGTCCCCCGGCAGCCAGCCAGACACACAGGGAGAGGCGCCTGCACCAAATAATGGCCGCTGAGGGTGATTACGAGGAATCATGTTCGTGTTGCGGTGGCACTAATGATGACATTTATGGGTACGAAAAGTGGCGAGAAGGGAAGAGTAAGAGATGCAACCGTACACATGTTCAGATTGAAAATTGTAGAAAGATGGGATATTCTTTGGTTTCAGTGAGGAGTAAAGATAGACCAAAGTTATTGTTCGATACGTTATGTGCTTTGATGGACCTGCAGTATGTTGTTTCTCACGCTGCAATTAGCTCCGAAGGATCGTTTGCTATCCAG GAGTACTATCTACGGCACAAAAATGGAGGCACTCTGGATTCTGAAGGTGAGAAGCGTATGGTCATCCGGTGTTTGATTGCTGCAACGGAGAGAAGAGCATCTGAT GGATTGAGACTAGAAATCCGTACCAAAAACAGGACAGGGCTGTTATCAGATGTCAGTCGAATTTTCAGAGAGAACGGTTTATCCATAACGAGGGCAGAGATTGGGATTCGTGGTGAAAAAGCAATCGGAactttttatgttaaagatGTATACGATGACGATGTGAGTCCTCGCACACTCGAGATTGTGAGACGAGAAATAGGAGGTACAATCATTGTGGGGAACAACTCTCCATCGGGTGCATCTCCAGGGGCAAGTTTTTCGGGAATGAGAGGAAGCAGCACCAGCAGCAGCGGTGGGATTGAAGAGGGTCCGAGGCTTTCGTTCGGGAGCTTACTGTGGGCGCAGCTGGAGCGTCTTTCCAATAATTTCAGACCCATAAAGTCTTGA